TGCGCATGGTGGCGCGGGCGCCCAGGCCGGCGCCGGACCGGATCTCGAAGAAGCCGCCCAGGGCGGCGGCGCGCTCGCGGATGCTGAAGAGGCCGTAGCCCTCCGGCCGGCCGCGGGCGGACAGCTCCCGCGGCTCGAAGCCCCGGCCGTCGTCCTTCACCTCCGCCGTCACGCCCTCCGCGTCGCCGCTGAGCAGCAGTACCACGCGATGGGGCGCTCCGTGCGTGAGGCTGTTGATCAGGAGTTCCCGCACCGAGGTGTAGACCAGGACGCGCCGGTCGCGGGGCAGGGCGCAGTCCCGCCGACCATGGCAAAGGAAGGTGACGCGGGCGCCGTTCTGGCCGTCGTGCCGCTCGGCCAGCCAATCCAGCGCCTCGGCCAGGCCCAGGTCGTAGAGGACGGGCGGGCTGAGGTCGAAGCTGAGCGTGCGGGTGGACTGGATGATGCGCGCGCTGAGGTCCACCAGTTCGTTCAGGTCCTCCTCCAGGCCGCTGAACTGGACACGGTCGCGCAGGGCGAGCAGCCTCTGCCGCAAATGGGCCAGACCCTGTCCCACGTGGTCATGGAGATGCTCCGCCAGGACGCGGCGCTCGCGTTCCTCGGCCAGGGCCAGTTCCGAGGAGAGGCGCCCCAGCAGGTCGCGACAGCGGCGCAGCTCCTCGTCGGCGCTCAAGGGGCCAGCCGCCCCAGGATCTCGGCCGCCTCGGGGAAGCGGCCCTCGTCGAATTTCCGGAAGATCATGCGGCCGTCCGCCTCCACGTCGAAAATGCCGCCGCTTCCGGGGTGCAGCTTGATGTCCTTGAAGCCGTGCCCCGCCAAGAAATCCGCCAGACTGGCGGCCCGGGGCTGGTAGTTTCAGGTCTGGCAGTAGGTGATGCGGATGGTCATGCGGACTCCTTGCAAACAGGCGGCCGGACCGTCCGGCCGTCGCGCCCAAGGTAGGAAGGGCGATGCGCCGCCGCGAGGGCGTCTCCCCGCCGCTCCCTCAGGGGGCGTAGACGAGGATGGGCTGATCCAGCTCCACCTGGTGCACCCCATCGGACAGGCGCAAGCGATGCGTGCGCCAACCGGAGGCACTGGTCGCAAGGTCGAACAACAGCCTCCAGCACCCCTGCAACTCGTCCGTCGCGTCGAGTGTCGCCCACTCCATCAGCACC
Above is a window of bacterium DNA encoding:
- a CDS encoding histidine kinase; protein product: MSADEELRRCRDLLGRLSSELALAEERERRVLAEHLHDHVGQGLAHLRQRLLALRDRVQFSGLEEDLNELVDLSARIIQSTRTLSFDLSPPVLYDLGLAEALDWLAERHDGQNGARVTFLCHGRRDCALPRDRRVLVYTSVRELLINSLTHGAPHRVVLLLSGDAEGVTAEVKDDGRGFEPRELSARGRPEGYGLFSIRERAAALGGFFEIRSGAGLGARATMRIPREKGSA